The following proteins come from a genomic window of Pseudomonas putida:
- a CDS encoding helicase SNF2 has translation MKHDAAEMVNAYPNWIQSFSKAALQRGERYAEEGRAELEGVYGQTITANCQGSGNNHYRQRIELHVAGGRCHVRGECDCPVRQNCKHCAAVLFCVSDRFSSSGGMQANPGTLSAELQHWLSGLEQAPPKTDATEDKRGRMVCYQLQLTDDAGCALLVRKGTRTEDGIRFSRVQSLYDFLYEPPRFVTDEDIRILRLLSALNQGGGQDRGYKLKGHEGGELFQRALETGRMFFDTDFPPLHEGPVRHAEFRWVRLDNGNYRGRWYSGEEMLRRVIPLLPLYYLNLPTREVGKVEHSLDPHVAVQLTIAPDVPEHLVVPLSHKLNALSHKVPTPTQVQEQLLDNIQPKPLLALGSLEYTAYMPKTGRMQRQMQHRAALAFDYDGLQASGTDEKPLTRLAGSTSQHIRRQTQAEQALRQMLRDFGFKPATRQSKALPDSAGEMHQLPDDEAWLRFAREGLPRLREAGWDIDIHRDFAFNLQEVDDWYATIDEAPGHEWFDLELGIVVDGQRHSLLPIVLHLLRSSPELLRPSELARRSDDEHLLIDLNRGRPDAPALRVALPYGRIKAVMGTLGELYLHEDTAGPSLRMERADAARLNEIEGLPLHWEGGEHVRDLGRRLRDARDLQVEPPTGLQASLRPYQQQGLNWLQALREMGTGGILGDDMGLGKTLQTLAHLLLEKQSGRLSTPALAVMPTSLIPNWLDEAQRFAPGLRVLALHGPGRSKHFSKLHEYDLVLTTYALIPRDLEQLRPQAWHMLILDEAQNIKSSSSKAALAVCELQAGQRLCLTGTPMENNLGELWSIFHFLMPGWLGDLKRFNQDYRNPIERHGDSERMAHLASRIRPFLLRRTKEQVATELPAKTEMVHWVELSDAQRDTYEAVRVAMDQKVRDEIARNGAARSQIVILDALLKLRQVCCDLRLVKGVESKGNQADKGKLGALLEMLEELLSEGRRVLLFSQFTSMLALIEQELEKRKIRYSLLTGDTRDRRTPVQQFQQGNSEVFLISLKAGGVGLNLTAADTVIHFDPWWNPASENQATDRAYRIGQDKPVFVFKLITRGTVEEKIQLLQQEKAALAASLLDGGQAGQWRLGDEEIEALFAPLPGKRGR, from the coding sequence ATGAAGCACGATGCCGCCGAGATGGTGAACGCTTATCCGAACTGGATTCAATCGTTCAGCAAAGCTGCCCTGCAGCGCGGTGAGCGGTATGCCGAGGAAGGCAGGGCCGAACTGGAAGGCGTGTATGGGCAGACCATCACCGCCAATTGCCAGGGGAGCGGCAACAACCACTACCGGCAACGCATCGAGCTGCACGTTGCGGGCGGCCGCTGCCATGTGCGCGGTGAATGCGATTGCCCGGTACGGCAAAACTGCAAGCATTGCGCCGCTGTACTCTTCTGCGTGAGCGACCGCTTTTCCAGTAGCGGGGGCATGCAAGCCAACCCGGGCACCCTGTCCGCCGAACTGCAGCACTGGTTGAGCGGCCTGGAGCAGGCCCCACCCAAAACTGACGCGACCGAAGACAAACGCGGGCGCATGGTGTGCTATCAGCTGCAGCTCACCGATGATGCTGGCTGCGCCCTGCTTGTCCGCAAAGGCACGCGAACGGAAGACGGCATCCGCTTCAGCCGCGTCCAGTCACTTTACGACTTTCTCTACGAACCACCGCGCTTCGTAACAGACGAAGACATCCGCATTCTGCGCCTGCTCTCGGCCCTGAATCAGGGCGGCGGCCAAGATCGCGGTTACAAACTGAAGGGCCACGAAGGTGGCGAGTTGTTCCAGCGCGCCCTCGAAACCGGGCGAATGTTCTTCGATACCGACTTCCCCCCGCTTCATGAAGGCCCGGTGCGCCATGCCGAGTTTCGCTGGGTACGCCTGGACAACGGAAACTACCGGGGGCGGTGGTACAGCGGCGAAGAAATGCTGCGCCGCGTCATCCCGCTGCTGCCGCTTTACTACCTGAACCTGCCGACCCGTGAAGTGGGCAAAGTCGAGCACAGCCTGGATCCGCATGTCGCCGTGCAGTTGACTATCGCACCCGATGTACCGGAACACCTGGTCGTCCCCCTGAGCCACAAGCTCAATGCCCTCAGCCACAAGGTGCCGACCCCGACGCAAGTGCAGGAGCAGTTGCTCGATAACATCCAGCCAAAGCCCCTTCTTGCTCTCGGCAGCCTCGAATACACCGCCTACATGCCGAAAACCGGTCGCATGCAACGGCAGATGCAACATCGCGCCGCATTGGCGTTCGATTATGACGGCTTGCAGGCCAGCGGCACCGATGAAAAGCCACTGACCCGCCTGGCAGGCAGCACCAGCCAGCACATTCGCCGCCAGACTCAAGCCGAGCAGGCATTGCGCCAGATGCTGCGCGATTTCGGCTTCAAACCTGCCACACGGCAGAGCAAGGCACTACCCGACAGCGCCGGCGAAATGCATCAATTGCCAGACGACGAAGCCTGGTTGCGCTTTGCCCGCGAAGGCCTGCCGCGCCTGCGCGAAGCCGGCTGGGACATCGACATTCACCGCGACTTCGCCTTCAACCTTCAGGAGGTGGACGACTGGTATGCAACCATCGACGAAGCGCCCGGCCATGAATGGTTCGACCTGGAACTAGGCATTGTGGTCGATGGCCAACGCCACAGCCTGCTGCCGATCGTATTGCACCTGCTGCGCAGCAGCCCGGAGCTGCTACGCCCTAGCGAACTGGCCCGGCGCAGTGACGATGAGCACCTGCTGATCGACCTCAACCGCGGCCGTCCCGATGCCCCCGCCTTGCGCGTCGCCCTGCCCTACGGCCGCATCAAGGCAGTCATGGGCACCCTGGGCGAGCTCTACTTGCACGAGGACACGGCAGGCCCGTCCCTGCGCATGGAGCGCGCCGACGCCGCGCGCCTGAACGAAATCGAAGGCCTGCCCCTGCACTGGGAAGGTGGCGAGCATGTACGCGATCTGGGCCGCCGCCTGCGCGATGCCCGCGACCTGCAGGTAGAACCGCCCACCGGGTTGCAGGCCAGCTTGCGCCCCTATCAGCAGCAAGGCCTGAACTGGCTGCAGGCCTTGCGCGAAATGGGTACCGGCGGCATCCTCGGCGACGACATGGGCCTGGGCAAGACCCTGCAGACCCTGGCCCATCTGCTGCTGGAGAAGCAATCCGGGCGCCTGAGTACACCGGCCCTGGCGGTCATGCCAACCAGCCTCATACCCAACTGGCTGGACGAAGCCCAGCGCTTCGCGCCCGGCCTGCGCGTACTGGCCCTGCATGGGCCGGGGCGCAGCAAGCACTTCTCCAAGCTCCATGAGTACGACCTGGTCCTGACCACTTACGCCCTGATACCACGCGACCTCGAACAGTTGCGCCCCCAGGCCTGGCACATGCTGATACTGGACGAGGCGCAAAACATCAAGAGCAGCAGCAGCAAGGCCGCCCTCGCCGTCTGCGAGCTACAGGCCGGCCAGCGCCTGTGCCTGACCGGCACGCCGATGGAAAACAACCTGGGCGAACTGTGGTCGATCTTCCACTTTCTGATGCCCGGCTGGCTGGGCGACCTGAAGCGCTTCAACCAGGATTACCGCAACCCGATCGAACGTCACGGTGACAGCGAGCGCATGGCCCACCTGGCCAGCCGCATCCGGCCGTTCCTGCTGCGCCGCACCAAAGAGCAGGTGGCCACAGAGCTGCCGGCCAAGACCGAGATGGTGCACTGGGTCGAGCTCAGTGACGCCCAGCGCGATACCTACGAGGCCGTGCGAGTAGCCATGGACCAGAAAGTCCGCGACGAAATCGCCCGCAATGGCGCCGCACGCAGCCAGATCGTGATCCTCGATGCGTTGCTCAAGCTGCGCCAGGTGTGCTGCGACCTGCGCCTGGTCAAGGGGGTGGAAAGCAAAGGCAACCAGGCCGACAAGGGCAAGCTGGGTGCGCTGCTGGAAATGCTCGAAGAACTGCTCAGCGAAGGGCGCCGGGTGTTGTTGTTCTCACAGTTCACCTCAATGCTGGCGCTGATCGAGCAGGAGCTCGAGAAGCGCAAGATCCGCTACAGCCTGCTGACCGGTGACACTCGCGACCGTCGCACGCCAGTGCAGCAGTTTCAGCAAGGTAACAGCGAAGTGTTCCTGATCAGCCTGAAGGCGGGGGGCGTAGGCTTGAACCTGACGGCGGCGGACACCGTGATCCACTTCGACCCCTGGTGGAACCCGGCCAGCGAAAACCAAGCTACTGACCGAGCCTACCGCATCGGTCAGGACAAGCCGGTGTTCGTGTTCAAGCTGATTACCCGGGGCACGGTGGAGGAGAAGATCCAGCTGCTGCAGCAGGAAAAGGCAGCATTGGCCGCCAGCCTGCTGGACGGCGGGCAGGCTGGGCAGTGGCGGCTTGGCGATGAAGAAATCGAGGCCCTGTTTGCGCCATTGCCCGGAAAACGCGGGCGATAG
- the nagZ gene encoding beta-N-acetylhexosaminidase, with protein MTVSLQGSLMVDIAGKWLTAEDRQLLRQPEVAGLIIFARNIDSPRQVRELCASIRAIRPELILAVDQEGGRVQRLRQGFVRLPAMRALADNDNAEYLAEQCGWLMATEVLAVGLDLSFAPVLDLDHQRSAVVGSRAFEGDPLRATRLAGAFIRGMNAAGMAACGKHFPGHGWAEADSHVAIPTDERSLEQLRQADLVPFTRLSGQLAAVMPAHVIYPQVDNQPAGFSRRWLQDILRGELGFDGVIFSDDLSMAGAHVVGDAASRIEAALSAGCDMGLVCNDRAAAELALSAAQRMKVKPSPRIARMRGQGFARTDYRQQPRWLEALGALKEAQLVD; from the coding sequence ATGACTGTCAGCCTGCAAGGCTCCCTGATGGTGGATATCGCCGGTAAATGGCTGACCGCCGAAGACCGTCAATTGCTGCGCCAGCCCGAAGTGGCTGGCCTGATCATCTTTGCCCGCAATATCGACAGCCCGCGCCAGGTGCGCGAACTGTGCGCGTCCATCCGCGCCATTCGCCCCGAACTGATCCTGGCAGTGGACCAGGAGGGTGGTCGCGTACAACGACTGCGCCAGGGCTTCGTGCGCCTGCCGGCCATGCGTGCGCTGGCCGATAACGACAATGCTGAATACCTGGCTGAGCAGTGCGGCTGGCTGATGGCGACCGAGGTACTGGCAGTTGGTCTGGACCTCAGCTTTGCTCCGGTGCTCGACCTGGACCACCAGCGTAGCGCCGTGGTGGGCAGCCGCGCGTTCGAGGGTGACCCGCTGCGTGCAACGCGACTGGCCGGCGCGTTCATCCGTGGCATGAATGCGGCGGGTATGGCCGCTTGTGGCAAGCATTTCCCGGGGCATGGTTGGGCCGAAGCCGATTCGCACGTGGCTATCCCCACCGATGAGCGCAGCCTGGAACAACTGCGCCAGGCCGACCTGGTGCCGTTTACCCGCCTGAGTGGGCAGCTTGCGGCAGTGATGCCGGCGCATGTCATTTACCCGCAGGTCGATAACCAGCCAGCCGGCTTCTCGCGGCGTTGGTTACAGGACATCTTGCGTGGCGAGCTGGGCTTTGACGGGGTGATCTTCAGTGATGACCTGTCGATGGCCGGTGCGCATGTGGTGGGCGACGCGGCCAGCCGTATCGAGGCGGCGCTGAGCGCCGGTTGTGACATGGGCCTGGTGTGCAATGACCGGGCGGCGGCGGAGCTGGCGCTGAGTGCGGCGCAGCGCATGAAGGTCAAGCCGTCGCCGCGGATTGCGCGGATGCGCGGGCAAGGTTTTGCACGAACCGATTATCGCCAGCAGCCGCGCTGGCTGGAGGCGCTGGGGGCGTTGAAGGAAGCTCAGTTGGTCGATTGA
- a CDS encoding TetR family transcriptional regulator — translation MAQSETVERILDAAEQLFAERGFAETSLRLITSKAGVNLAAVNYHFGSKKALIQAVFSRFLGPFCASLERELERRQAKPEHKPSLEELLEMLVEQALAVQPRSNNDLSIFMRLLGLAFSQSQGHLRRYLEDMYGKVFRRYMLLVNEAAPRIPPLELFWRVHFMLGAAAFSMSGIKALRAIAETDFGINTSIEQVMRLMVPFLAAGMRADSGVTDEAMATAQLRPRTKTSSATAKA, via the coding sequence ATGGCCCAATCGGAAACCGTTGAACGCATTCTCGATGCTGCCGAGCAGCTGTTCGCGGAAAGGGGGTTCGCCGAAACCTCGTTGCGGCTGATTACCAGCAAGGCCGGGGTCAACCTGGCGGCAGTCAACTATCATTTCGGCTCCAAGAAGGCGCTGATCCAGGCTGTTTTCTCGCGTTTCCTTGGCCCGTTCTGCGCCAGTCTCGAGCGTGAACTGGAGCGGCGCCAGGCCAAGCCGGAGCACAAGCCCAGCCTCGAAGAACTGCTGGAAATGCTCGTAGAGCAGGCGTTGGCCGTGCAGCCGCGTAGCAACAACGACCTGTCGATCTTCATGCGCCTGCTGGGTCTGGCGTTCAGCCAGAGCCAGGGTCACCTGCGGCGTTATCTGGAAGACATGTACGGCAAGGTGTTCCGCCGCTACATGCTGCTTGTGAACGAGGCTGCGCCACGCATTCCGCCACTGGAACTGTTCTGGCGTGTGCACTTCATGCTGGGTGCCGCGGCCTTCAGCATGTCCGGTATCAAGGCCTTGCGGGCGATTGCCGAGACCGACTTCGGCATCAACACTTCGATCGAGCAGGTGATGCGCCTGATGGTGCCGTTCCTGGCGGCAGGCATGCGCGCTGACAGCGGTGTGACCGACGAGGCGATGGCAACTGCGCAGCTGCGCCCGCGAACAAAGACCAGCTCGGCTACCGCCAAGGCCTGA
- the lexA gene encoding transcriptional repressor LexA yields the protein MLKLTPRQAEILAFIKRCLEDNGFPPTRAEIAQELGFKSPNAAEEHLKALARKGAIEMTPGASRGIRIPGLEAKAEEAGLPIIGRVAAGAPILAEQHIEQSCNINPAFFHPQADYLLRVHGMSMKDVGIFDGDLLAVHTCREARNGQIVVARIGDEVTVKRFKREGSKVWLLAENPEFAPIEVDLKEQELVIEGLSVGVIRR from the coding sequence ATGTTGAAACTGACGCCACGCCAAGCCGAAATTCTCGCGTTCATCAAGCGCTGCCTGGAAGACAACGGCTTCCCGCCCACCCGCGCGGAGATTGCTCAGGAGCTGGGCTTCAAGTCGCCCAATGCCGCCGAGGAGCACCTCAAGGCGCTTGCCCGCAAGGGCGCGATCGAAATGACGCCGGGCGCTTCCCGCGGCATCCGCATCCCTGGCCTGGAAGCCAAGGCCGAAGAAGCCGGCCTGCCCATCATCGGCCGGGTAGCTGCCGGTGCGCCGATTCTTGCCGAACAGCACATCGAGCAATCCTGCAACATCAACCCTGCCTTCTTCCACCCCCAAGCCGACTATTTGCTGCGCGTACACGGCATGAGCATGAAGGACGTCGGCATCTTCGACGGTGACCTGCTGGCTGTGCACACCTGCCGTGAGGCCCGCAACGGCCAGATCGTGGTGGCGCGTATCGGCGACGAAGTCACCGTCAAGCGCTTCAAGCGCGAAGGCAGCAAAGTCTGGCTGCTTGCCGAAAACCCCGAATTCGCCCCCATCGAAGTCGACCTGAAAGAACAGGAACTGGTGATCGAGGGCTTGAGCGTCGGCGTCATTCGCCGCTGA
- a CDS encoding CDP-glycerol--UDP-pyrophosphoryl-N-acetylglucosaminyl-N-acetylmannosamine glycerophosphotransferase: protein MQQFIHAPEQAQLPLFEAFLAQPVLPGLKAREPARKSSQPELFSELSLRGTPGHCQSLLAPVLRELSEEDEARWLTLIAPPPSLTQAWLRDAGLNRERILLLQPRSNQSALQLACEALRLGLSHTVVSWLGNVNATARQQLLRAASAGNAQSLNIRLG, encoded by the coding sequence ATGCAGCAGTTCATTCACGCACCCGAGCAAGCCCAGTTGCCCCTGTTCGAAGCATTCCTCGCACAGCCCGTACTGCCAGGCCTGAAAGCCAGGGAGCCAGCGCGCAAGAGCAGCCAGCCCGAACTGTTCAGCGAACTGTCGCTGCGCGGCACCCCTGGCCACTGCCAAAGCCTGCTGGCACCGGTGCTGCGCGAGCTGAGCGAAGAGGACGAGGCCCGCTGGCTGACCCTGATCGCCCCGCCGCCAAGCCTGACCCAGGCCTGGCTGCGCGATGCCGGGCTCAACCGTGAACGTATTCTGCTGCTGCAACCCCGCAGCAATCAAAGCGCGCTGCAGCTGGCCTGTGAGGCCTTGCGCCTGGGCCTCAGCCACACCGTGGTGAGCTGGCTGGGCAACGTCAACGCCACTGCACGCCAGCAACTGCTACGTGCAGCCAGTGCCGGAAACGCACAAAGCCTGAACATCCGCCTCGGCTGA
- a CDS encoding PasA protein yields the protein MAQELYTRTNQKLFFAGLALESMAKAEQSQAMNAQGLVQAERESALFHLYGALLGLCHEIGGFYRLPVVATVEQALADDALNGITIPEVAELLELARQRETWLAQMLGAYADLFRPPVARKAPKTDVTQPLIQAVNLDEPEHPALSRAELESWRNDLKSLVRRFRDALSEC from the coding sequence ATGGCCCAGGAACTCTACACCCGCACCAACCAGAAACTGTTCTTCGCCGGCCTCGCCCTCGAGTCCATGGCCAAGGCTGAACAAAGCCAGGCCATGAATGCCCAGGGCTTGGTTCAGGCTGAACGCGAGTCGGCGCTGTTCCACCTGTATGGTGCTCTGTTGGGGCTGTGCCATGAAATCGGGGGCTTCTACCGCCTTCCGGTTGTCGCAACGGTGGAGCAGGCCCTGGCCGACGATGCCCTTAATGGTATAACCATCCCGGAAGTGGCCGAGTTGCTGGAACTGGCCCGCCAGCGTGAAACCTGGCTGGCGCAAATGCTCGGTGCTTATGCCGATTTGTTCCGACCACCGGTCGCCAGAAAAGCGCCGAAAACCGACGTTACCCAGCCATTGATTCAAGCCGTCAATCTTGATGAGCCTGAGCATCCAGCGCTGTCGCGTGCCGAGCTGGAAAGCTGGCGAAATGACCTCAAAAGTTTGGTGAGACGTTTCCGTGACGCGTTGAGTGAGTGCTGA
- the topA gene encoding type I DNA topoisomerase has protein sequence MGKSLVIVESPAKAKTINKYLGNQYVVKSSIGHIRDLPTSGSASASKEPAAKRGKAAGEAPALSPKEKARRQLVARMGVDPDHGWKAKYEILPGKEKVIEELRRLAKDADTIYLATDLDREGEAIAWHLREAIGGDDTRYKRVVFNEITKKAIQEAFSQPGELDIDRVNAQQARRFLDRVVGYMVSPLLWAKIARGLSAGRVQSVAVKLVVEREREIRAFIPEEYWEIHADLGTAKNAKVRFEVAREKGEAFKPLNEAQAMAALEKLKASSYSVVKREDRPTSSKPSAPFITSTLQQAASNRLGFGVKKTMMMAQRLYEAGYITYMRTDSTNLSADALDMARSYIEREFGKQYLPEAPLVYGSKEGAQEAHEAIRPSDVNTHPTKLSGMERDAERLYELIWRQFLACQMPPAQYLSTSVTVAAGDFELRAKGRILKFDGYTRVLPQQSKPGEDDVLPEMVQGEALKLIQIDPSQHFTKPPARFTEASLVKEMEKRGIGRPSTYAAIISTIQDRGYVTLHNRRFYSEKMGDIVTERLSESFSNLMDYGFTAVMEENLDDVAQGERDWKNVLDEFYGDFSKKLQTAESSEDGMRANQPTMTNIPCKECGRPMMIRTASTGVFLGCSGYSLPPKERCKATVNLVPGDEIAADDEGESESRVLLGKHRCPICATAMDAYLLDEKHKLHICGNNPDCVGYEIEEGNYRIKGYEGPSLECDKCGSEMQLKTGRFGKFFGCTNPACKNTRKLLKSGEAAPPKMDKVDMPELKCEKVDDTYVLRDGASGLFLAASQFPKNRETRAPLVLEIVPHKHEIDPKYHFLCDAPQKDPDGRPAVIRYSRKTKEQYVQSEVDGKPTGWKAFYDGNAWKVEDKR, from the coding sequence ATGGGCAAATCGCTGGTCATTGTGGAATCCCCGGCCAAGGCCAAGACCATCAACAAGTACCTGGGCAACCAGTACGTGGTGAAGTCGAGTATCGGCCATATCCGAGACCTCCCCACCAGCGGTTCGGCCAGCGCGAGCAAAGAGCCGGCCGCCAAGCGTGGCAAGGCTGCGGGTGAGGCGCCGGCGCTTTCGCCGAAAGAAAAGGCCCGCCGCCAGCTGGTGGCGCGCATGGGCGTCGACCCCGACCATGGCTGGAAGGCCAAGTACGAGATCCTGCCTGGCAAGGAAAAGGTGATCGAAGAGCTGCGCCGCCTGGCCAAGGATGCCGACACCATCTATCTCGCAACCGACTTGGACCGCGAAGGGGAAGCCATTGCCTGGCACCTGCGCGAGGCCATCGGGGGTGACGACACCCGCTACAAGCGCGTGGTGTTCAACGAAATTACCAAGAAGGCCATTCAGGAGGCCTTCTCGCAGCCGGGCGAGCTGGACATCGACCGGGTCAACGCCCAACAGGCGCGGCGTTTCCTCGACCGCGTGGTCGGTTACATGGTTTCGCCATTGCTGTGGGCCAAGATTGCTCGCGGCCTGTCCGCTGGCCGTGTGCAGTCGGTAGCGGTAAAGCTGGTGGTGGAGCGTGAGCGTGAGATCCGCGCGTTCATCCCGGAAGAGTACTGGGAAATCCACGCCGACCTCGGCACCGCCAAGAACGCCAAGGTGCGTTTCGAGGTGGCGCGCGAAAAGGGCGAGGCCTTCAAGCCGCTGAATGAAGCTCAGGCCATGGCTGCGCTGGAAAAGCTCAAGGCTTCCAGCTACAGCGTGGTCAAGCGCGAAGACCGCCCGACCAGCAGCAAGCCATCGGCACCGTTCATTACTTCCACCTTGCAGCAAGCGGCCAGTAACCGTCTGGGCTTCGGTGTGAAGAAAACCATGATGATGGCCCAGCGCTTGTACGAAGCCGGTTACATCACCTACATGCGTACCGACTCGACCAACCTGTCGGCTGACGCCCTGGATATGGCACGCAGCTACATCGAGCGGGAGTTCGGCAAGCAGTACCTGCCGGAGGCGCCACTGGTTTACGGCAGCAAGGAGGGCGCCCAGGAGGCGCACGAAGCGATTCGACCTTCTGACGTGAATACCCATCCGACCAAGCTCAGTGGCATGGAGCGTGATGCTGAGCGCCTGTACGAGCTGATCTGGCGCCAGTTCCTGGCTTGCCAGATGCCGCCAGCGCAGTACCTGTCCACCAGCGTCACCGTCGCTGCTGGCGATTTCGAGCTGCGTGCCAAGGGCCGCATCCTCAAGTTCGACGGCTACACCCGTGTGCTGCCCCAGCAGAGCAAGCCGGGCGAAGACGACGTGCTGCCAGAAATGGTTCAGGGCGAAGCGCTTAAACTGATTCAGATCGACCCGAGCCAGCACTTCACCAAGCCACCGGCGCGCTTCACCGAAGCCAGCCTGGTCAAGGAAATGGAAAAGCGCGGCATTGGTCGCCCATCGACCTACGCGGCGATCATTTCCACCATCCAGGACCGTGGCTATGTGACGCTGCACAACCGCCGCTTCTACTCCGAGAAGATGGGCGACATCGTCACCGAGCGCCTGTCGGAGAGCTTCTCCAACCTGATGGACTACGGCTTTACCGCCGTCATGGAAGAGAACCTCGACGACGTGGCCCAGGGCGAGCGTGACTGGAAGAACGTGCTCGACGAGTTCTACGGCGACTTCAGCAAAAAGCTGCAGACTGCCGAGTCCAGCGAAGACGGCATGCGCGCCAACCAGCCGACCATGACCAACATTCCGTGCAAGGAATGTGGCCGGCCGATGATGATTCGCACCGCCTCTACAGGAGTGTTCCTGGGTTGCTCTGGCTACAGCCTGCCGCCGAAAGAGCGCTGCAAGGCTACCGTCAACCTGGTGCCGGGCGACGAGATTGCCGCTGACGACGAGGGCGAGTCGGAATCGCGCGTACTGCTGGGCAAGCACCGTTGCCCGATCTGCGCCACGGCGATGGACGCCTACCTGCTGGACGAGAAGCACAAGCTGCACATCTGCGGTAACAACCCGGACTGTGTAGGTTACGAGATCGAGGAAGGCAACTACCGCATCAAGGGCTACGAAGGGCCGAGCCTGGAGTGCGACAAGTGCGGTAGCGAGATGCAGTTGAAGACTGGCCGTTTCGGCAAGTTCTTCGGCTGCACCAACCCGGCGTGCAAGAACACCCGCAAGCTGCTCAAGAGCGGCGAGGCGGCGCCGCCGAAGATGGACAAGGTAGACATGCCGGAGCTCAAGTGCGAGAAGGTAGACGATACCTACGTGCTGCGCGACGGTGCTTCGGGGCTGTTCCTGGCAGCCAGCCAGTTCCCCAAGAACCGCGAAACCCGCGCGCCGCTGGTGCTGGAGATTGTGCCGCACAAGCATGAGATCGACCCGAAGTACCACTTCCTGTGCGATGCACCGCAGAAAGACCCGGATGGCCGCCCGGCGGTGATCCGCTATAGCCGCAAGACCAAGGAGCAGTACGTACAGTCCGAGGTCGATGGCAAGCCGACCGGTTGGAAGGCGTTCTACGACGGCAATGCCTGGAAGGTTGAAGACAAGCGCTGA
- a CDS encoding DUF1653 domain-containing protein, with the protein MQIQPGVYRHYKGPEYRVFSVARHSETEEWMVFYQCLYGDYSFWVRPLSMFEESVEVDGEQVPRFALVKAEEGLPGLLGKSHD; encoded by the coding sequence ATGCAGATACAACCAGGCGTATACCGGCATTACAAAGGGCCTGAGTACCGTGTCTTCAGTGTTGCGCGGCACTCCGAAACTGAAGAGTGGATGGTGTTCTACCAATGCCTGTATGGTGATTACAGCTTCTGGGTACGCCCCCTTTCGATGTTCGAGGAGTCCGTAGAAGTTGACGGCGAGCAGGTGCCACGCTTTGCTTTGGTCAAGGCCGAAGAGGGGCTGCCCGGGTTGCTGGGCAAGTCGCACGACTGA